A genomic segment from Gossypium hirsutum isolate 1008001.06 chromosome D04, Gossypium_hirsutum_v2.1, whole genome shotgun sequence encodes:
- the LOC121215924 gene encoding protein LAX PANICLE 2 isoform X2: MTMVPAENLSKQNHLPHCGGLDFYGCGGGGGGDSSYTENFGLMNRLHGYDYHNEACLGSDLGANQMAENPSRTNSLNETGSSSKDYNQEQEERDDEGWLQLSIGGHATKYHDHHHHNKHDQVDLTATRGGLTELDLLPGGTSHQERPHMPEFRPPLHPLVMQGFTTSLFLQQQGTGSMFSRACRPIAAATAASPLVPLGSYFARPFQVQPGIDVAGPSTDFKIIDPPRRPHSGIWFILQASENQAKEPFLPQIPKSYLRIKDGKMTVGSIKKYLVNKLKLDSESEVEIRCRGEELEPGLTLEHVRDQIWSSTDAVVTLLPHTSTPPSLHFNLMLLHYGRRA; the protein is encoded by the exons ATGACCATGGTTCCTGCTGAAAACCTTTCTAAACAAAACCATCTTCCTCACTGTGGCGGCCTGGATTTTTACGGTtgcggtggtggtggtggtggtgatagCAGTTATACAGAGAATTTTGGTCTCATGAACCGTCTTCACGGGTATGACTATCATAACGAAGCTTGCTTAGGATCTGATCTGGGTGCTAATCAAATGGCTGAAAATCCATCAAGAACTAATAGCCTTAATGAAACCGGCTCCAGCTCTAAGGattacaatcaagaacaagaaGAGAGAGATGATGAAGGTTGGCTCCAACTCAGTATAGGAGGTCATGCAACAAAATACcatgatcatcatcatcataacaAGCATGACCAGGTCGATCTAACCGCAACAAGAGGAGGGTTGACCGAGCTTGATCTATTACCTGGTGGTACCTCTCATCAAGAAAGGCCACATATGCCTGAGTTTAGACCTCCACTACATCCACTGGTTATGCAAGGTTTTACAACTTCTTTATTCTTACAACAACAAGGAACCGGCTCCATGTTTAGCAGGGCATGTAGGCCTATAGCAGCAGCAACAGCTGCTTCCCCCTTGGTGCCATTAGGCTCCTATTTTGCCAGACCATTTCAAGTGCAACCCGGAATCGATGTCGCCGGGCCGAGCACCGATTTTAAAATCATTGATCCTCCTAGAAGACCCCATTCTGGCATTTGGTTCATCCTACAAGCATCTGAAAACca AGCAAAAGAACCATTCTTGCCTCAAATACCAAAGAGCTACCTGAGAATcaa GGACGGGAAGATGACAGTAGGGTCAATAAAGAAGTATCTGGTTAACAAGCTGAAACTGGATAGCGAATCCGAG GTGGAGATAAGATGCAGAGGGGAAGAGCTTGAACCAGGGTTGACGTTGGAGCATGTGAGAGATCAAATATGGAGTTCAACAGACGCCGTCGTCACTTTGCTTCCACATACCTCAACGCCACCATCCCTTCATTTTAATCTCATGCTTCTTCACTATGGTAGGAGGGCTTGA
- the LOC121215924 gene encoding protein LAX PANICLE 2 isoform X1 — translation MTMVPAENLSKQNHLPHCGGLDFYGCGGGGGGDSSYTENFGLMNRLHGYDYHNEACLGSDLGANQMAENPSRTNSLNETGSSSKDYNQEQEERDDEGWLQLSIGGHATKYHDHHHHNKHDQVDLTATRGGLTELDLLPGGTSHQERPHMPEFRPPLHPLVMQGFTTSLFLQQQGTGSMFSRACRPIAAATAASPLVPLGSYFARPFQVQPGIDVAGPSTDFKIIDPPRRPHSGIWFILQASENQAKEPFLPQIPKSYLRIKDGKMTVGSIKKYLVNKLKLDSESEQVEIRCRGEELEPGLTLEHVRDQIWSSTDAVVTLLPHTSTPPSLHFNLMLLHYGRRA, via the exons ATGACCATGGTTCCTGCTGAAAACCTTTCTAAACAAAACCATCTTCCTCACTGTGGCGGCCTGGATTTTTACGGTtgcggtggtggtggtggtggtgatagCAGTTATACAGAGAATTTTGGTCTCATGAACCGTCTTCACGGGTATGACTATCATAACGAAGCTTGCTTAGGATCTGATCTGGGTGCTAATCAAATGGCTGAAAATCCATCAAGAACTAATAGCCTTAATGAAACCGGCTCCAGCTCTAAGGattacaatcaagaacaagaaGAGAGAGATGATGAAGGTTGGCTCCAACTCAGTATAGGAGGTCATGCAACAAAATACcatgatcatcatcatcataacaAGCATGACCAGGTCGATCTAACCGCAACAAGAGGAGGGTTGACCGAGCTTGATCTATTACCTGGTGGTACCTCTCATCAAGAAAGGCCACATATGCCTGAGTTTAGACCTCCACTACATCCACTGGTTATGCAAGGTTTTACAACTTCTTTATTCTTACAACAACAAGGAACCGGCTCCATGTTTAGCAGGGCATGTAGGCCTATAGCAGCAGCAACAGCTGCTTCCCCCTTGGTGCCATTAGGCTCCTATTTTGCCAGACCATTTCAAGTGCAACCCGGAATCGATGTCGCCGGGCCGAGCACCGATTTTAAAATCATTGATCCTCCTAGAAGACCCCATTCTGGCATTTGGTTCATCCTACAAGCATCTGAAAACca AGCAAAAGAACCATTCTTGCCTCAAATACCAAAGAGCTACCTGAGAATcaa GGACGGGAAGATGACAGTAGGGTCAATAAAGAAGTATCTGGTTAACAAGCTGAAACTGGATAGCGAATCCGAG CAGGTGGAGATAAGATGCAGAGGGGAAGAGCTTGAACCAGGGTTGACGTTGGAGCATGTGAGAGATCAAATATGGAGTTCAACAGACGCCGTCGTCACTTTGCTTCCACATACCTCAACGCCACCATCCCTTCATTTTAATCTCATGCTTCTTCACTATGGTAGGAGGGCTTGA